CTGCCGAGGTCACTGGACTATCCGTCTCCACCATGCGGCGGCGCCGTGCGGAGCTCGCCAAGCTCGGCGCGACCGTTACCGAAGACGGGGTTTGGTCCATCCCGATCACCGCGTTGGAGGCCGCCGGCCTACTGGACACCACGCGCCCCGAAGAATCCGCCCCTGCCGAAGCCCCAGAAGCGCCCGGGGACGCCCCTGTGAGCCCTTCACTGGCGCCTGAGGCACCGGAGCAGCCCGAGATCGATTCAGACCCTTTGGAGCAGCTCCGGGCCCTGGAAGCTGAACTAGCCGCTACGCGGGAACGTCTGGCCGAGGAGGAGCGGCAGCGCGTGGAAGAAAGGCACCGGGCCGAACTCGCTGAGGTTCGTCAGGCGGCGGCCGAGCAACGCGCCCGGGCGGCTGAGGTTCTCGCCGAGGAACGACGACAGACCTTGGAGGTAGAGCGCCGGATGCTCACCGCTGGCCCGGCGGTCTATGCCCCATCTTGGCCGACCCCTGAGGCTGGCTATCAGCAGCCGCGGCAGCAGTCGGCACCCCAGCCCGAGGAGCCCGCCGAAGAGCAGCCGGCGTCGCGCCCAACAGAACCCGCGGCGTCTGAGGCCCCGACAGAGCAACCGGCTTCCGAGCAGCCCGCGGCGTCCCCGCAGGCCCCGACCCGGCGGCGTTGGCGGGATTGGCTCGGCCTCTAGGCCCTGACCTCGGCCAACAACGGGACCCGCGGAAAAGTTCTGTTCCGTGATCCCCGCGGCCGGGGCGAATTACAAGGTAGGGTTTTGGGCGTGACATAGATTTCAGACCCCCGCGCCCGCCACACCTAGGCGCATTTAAAAGCCCCGGCAGGACGGCAATCCCCCGGGGCACGGAGCGAAACACTCAGACTGTCCCGCTCGGCTTCCATCCTACCCGGATGAGGCTATGACGGACCGTTCGGAGTTGCTCCGGGCGGTCCTTTTTCGTGCCCCGGTGATCCTGGGAAGCGGAAGGAACCGCCAAAAAGCGAACGGCCCCGGGCCTGCCAGCCCGGGACCGTTCAGAAGTTCAAGCCACGAACCCCTAGTTCGCGGCGACCTTTCAACATGCAACACGCAACGTTCAACTAGGTATGAGGTAACGATGCCCCACAAGTCTACCGAGCGCACCGCGCCGGTTTCCACTACTGCCCCCGTTGCGCCTTGCGAGCTGCCCGCTGGCGTCATCGACCTGGACCAGGCCCGGCGGGTCCGTCTCCACGGCTACGACAAGTTCGACTTGGAGGACGTCGCCGAGACGGACCCCAACCTCACCCATGCCGAGTTCCGGACGTTCATGGCCCTGTGGAAGCACGCCGATAGCGAGACGCTGGAGGCCCGGCCGACCCAGGGCACCATTGCCAAGCGGTTGAACCTGAACGACGCCAAGACCGCCGGGAGGCGCATCGACGCCCTGGCCGCCAAGGGTTACCTGATCGTCAAGCGCACCGGGTATTTCGACAAGGCCACCGGCCGGAACATCGCCAGCCTCTACCGGCTCACCATGCCCGCCGGGGCCATGACCGAGGCCGAACGGAAGGCCGCCGCCCAGGCAGAAATCCGCGCCGATTCCGTCCCTGGCGGGGGGGTGGGGGTCACCACGAACCCCACGGTGGGGGTCACCACGAACCCCACGGGGGGGTTCACCACGACCCCCCTAACCAATCAGGAAACCAATCAGGAAACCGATCAGAAAAACCCCGCTGCCGCGACGGCTCCGCCGCCCGCGGATTCGCGGGATGTGGATAACTCGATCAACTACGGCCGTGGCGGGTACGACGCGGACGGCACCCCCTGGGAGAGCACCGTCAAGGCCGCCTGGATCGCCTGGGCCCAGGCGGTCGGGAACACCACGGCCGAGGCCGGGGCCCTGGACGCCTTGCTGTCCCTGATCGCTGCCCGCAATGGCGAGGACGCCGCGGATTGGGCCCG
This sequence is a window from Kocuria flava. Protein-coding genes within it:
- a CDS encoding helix-turn-helix domain-containing protein translates to MPHKSTERTAPVSTTAPVAPCELPAGVIDLDQARRVRLHGYDKFDLEDVAETDPNLTHAEFRTFMALWKHADSETLEARPTQGTIAKRLNLNDAKTAGRRIDALAAKGYLIVKRTGYFDKATGRNIASLYRLTMPAGAMTEAERKAAAQAEIRADSVPGGGVGVTTNPTVGVTTNPTGGFTTTPLTNQETNQETDQKNPAAATAPPPADSRDVDNSINYGRGGYDADGTPWESTVKAAWIAWAQAVGNTTAEAGALDALLSLIAARNGEDAADWARDYWGWHDARALDICLAPSLDAARYEAGAQYSNMLNAAAADPYRAVTVNNPPRVHRQQPVTVVDRDNAAAVAAEAEQLHATGQLNPDVAAWLDAQPKAAPATTAPAAENHDTDPADAEQLHTAQVEKELAARIAEQEAEDRRRRARARLDARYLAEAERTAAALEETDTASPQDWAEAAVLFADYPAAHDVCTAPEPTPDFEYLADPTPEDHAEFVRLFLTSSAA